One Desulfocurvibacter africanus subsp. africanus DSM 2603 DNA segment encodes these proteins:
- a CDS encoding glycosyltransferase, producing MRIAWIGWHKLRDDVARTRGMELCYIRPPVDRGPMTWPDVLEHTGWTPDLLVYADASMSPPLVGLESFPCPTLFLCIDSHIQHWYPIYAQAFDLCTVSLRDHLPRFGLRLGVDKLRWLPPTPNPGDASADEVKEWDLLFVGNVNPQTMPGRHAFLAEVARLFPSLHVTHGAYRTFYPRARLVLNVAERGDLNFRVFEALGCGSCLLTPAIEHGQEELFRNGRELFTYPLGDAAGLVRLAERLLADEPLCRRVSAAGLAAVDARHRPQHRARELLDWLAGFDLPALAAERLRQSRTIHKDFLRPIFLHWAEALDGSELARIFLNAAKRRPR from the coding sequence ATGCGCATAGCCTGGATCGGCTGGCATAAACTCCGGGATGACGTGGCTCGCACACGCGGCATGGAACTGTGCTACATCAGGCCGCCCGTGGACCGTGGACCCATGACTTGGCCTGACGTGCTGGAACACACGGGCTGGACGCCCGACCTGCTCGTATATGCCGACGCGAGCATGTCCCCGCCCCTGGTGGGACTGGAGAGCTTCCCCTGTCCCACGCTGTTCTTGTGCATCGACAGCCATATCCAGCATTGGTATCCGATCTATGCTCAGGCTTTCGATCTTTGCACGGTGAGTCTCAGGGACCATCTGCCGCGCTTCGGCCTGCGCCTTGGGGTCGATAAGCTGCGCTGGCTACCACCCACTCCCAATCCCGGCGACGCTTCGGCCGATGAGGTCAAGGAGTGGGACCTGCTCTTCGTTGGCAACGTGAATCCGCAAACTATGCCGGGACGCCATGCATTTTTGGCTGAGGTGGCCAGGCTTTTTCCCAGTCTGCACGTCACGCATGGCGCGTACCGAACGTTCTATCCCCGCGCCCGGCTTGTGCTCAACGTGGCCGAACGCGGCGACCTGAACTTCCGCGTCTTCGAGGCCCTGGGCTGCGGAAGCTGCTTGCTCACCCCGGCCATTGAGCACGGTCAGGAGGAACTGTTCCGCAACGGTCGGGAGCTGTTTACTTATCCGCTGGGCGACGCGGCCGGTTTGGTGCGTTTGGCCGAAAGATTACTGGCCGACGAACCGCTTTGTCGGCGCGTGTCTGCCGCGGGTTTGGCCGCCGTTGACGCTCGCCATAGACCCCAACATCGCGCGCGCGAGCTTCTAGACTGGCTGGCCGGCTTTGATTTGCCGGCCCTGGCCGCCGAGCGCCTGAGGCAGTCCCGCACTATTCACAAGGATTTCCTGCGGCCCATATTTTTGCATTGGGCCGAAGCCTTGGACGGCTCGGAGTTGGCCAGGATCTTTCTGAATGCCGCCAAGAGGCGGCCCCGCTGA
- a CDS encoding lectin like domain-containing protein translates to MAPVNPDFAHFLELREKQPLLQSGEFDFELDSQPDDLSFGYVPPPVDIEPWTKSQPELILQSALPARFDLRDIGRLTSVKNQGGCGACWAFAMLGSIESNLMPDENWNFSEDNMKNLHGFNYDACEGGNHMMATAYLARGMGPVLESEDVYETGSRSSPIFPARKWIRNVVFLPKRTGSQDNDAIKRAVMTHGGVYVSLYMTTSSSWYNSTNKALYYAGSSKPNHAVVVVGWDDNYPAANFPSRPAGDGAFIIKNSYGTHFGQSGYFYVSYHDLTLAKQGSSAYSFGATPAGGYANVYQHDFLGWTSTYGFRSTDVSYASIFQAKTSEEIFAVSTYSAFPGTRYTISVYRDPADGIEDPGGPETEVSGVFPEAGLFTVDLPRPVRMEPCEAFSVVVEISAPTGARYIIPVEKAFAGYSTGATAKAGQSVARRSGGNWYDFGAEGLDVCIKAFGRPIAGQTDSDQTLCPELAPVIVRGGKDGGGGGGGGGCSLSSAARLGPEWLLLPGALLVSRIWRRFGRGRRR, encoded by the coding sequence GTGAACCCGGATTTTGCGCACTTCCTGGAACTCAGGGAAAAACAGCCGCTGTTGCAGTCCGGAGAATTCGACTTCGAACTTGATTCGCAGCCGGACGATCTCTCGTTCGGCTATGTGCCCCCGCCTGTGGACATCGAGCCCTGGACCAAGTCGCAGCCGGAATTGATCCTGCAGTCCGCCCTGCCCGCACGCTTCGATCTGCGCGATATCGGCCGCCTGACTTCCGTGAAAAACCAGGGAGGCTGCGGAGCCTGCTGGGCTTTCGCCATGCTCGGCAGCATCGAATCCAACCTGATGCCCGACGAGAACTGGAACTTTTCCGAAGACAACATGAAGAATCTTCATGGCTTCAACTACGATGCCTGCGAAGGCGGCAACCACATGATGGCCACGGCCTATCTCGCCCGAGGCATGGGACCGGTGCTGGAAAGTGAGGACGTCTACGAGACCGGCAGCAGAAGTTCGCCCATATTCCCGGCGCGCAAGTGGATCAGAAACGTTGTATTCCTCCCCAAACGCACGGGCTCGCAGGACAATGACGCCATCAAGCGGGCGGTGATGACCCATGGCGGGGTCTACGTCAGCCTCTACATGACCACTTCCTCGTCCTGGTACAATTCAACCAATAAGGCCCTGTACTACGCCGGCAGCAGCAAGCCCAACCACGCGGTGGTCGTCGTGGGCTGGGACGATAACTATCCAGCGGCAAACTTCCCGTCCCGACCCGCAGGCGACGGAGCCTTCATCATCAAGAACAGCTACGGCACGCACTTTGGCCAAAGCGGCTATTTCTACGTATCCTACCATGACCTCACGCTGGCCAAGCAGGGTTCGTCGGCTTACAGCTTTGGCGCAACCCCGGCGGGCGGCTACGCCAACGTCTACCAGCATGATTTCCTGGGCTGGACCTCGACCTACGGATTCAGAAGCACCGACGTCTCCTACGCGAGTATATTCCAAGCTAAGACAAGCGAGGAAATCTTCGCCGTCTCCACGTATTCGGCGTTCCCCGGCACGCGCTACACCATCTCTGTCTACCGCGATCCGGCGGACGGCATCGAAGACCCTGGAGGGCCCGAGACCGAAGTGAGCGGCGTATTCCCCGAAGCCGGTTTATTCACCGTGGACCTGCCCCGCCCCGTGCGTATGGAGCCATGCGAGGCTTTTTCCGTCGTGGTGGAAATCAGCGCTCCGACCGGCGCGCGATACATCATCCCGGTGGAAAAAGCCTTTGCCGGATACTCCACCGGGGCTACCGCCAAGGCTGGACAGAGCGTTGCCCGCCGCAGCGGCGGGAACTGGTACGATTTCGGGGCCGAAGGGCTGGACGTGTGCATCAAGGCCTTCGGTCGTCCCATCGCAGGGCAAACGGATTCAGATCAGACACTCTGTCCCGAACTGGCGCCCGTTATCGTCAGGGGTGGAAAGGACGGCGGAGGCGGTGGCGGAGGTGGCGGCTGCTCGCTTTCGTCCGCGGCCCGGCTGGGGCCCGAGTGGCTGTTGCTGCCGGGCGCCCTGCTCGTCAGCCGGATATGGAGGAGATTCGGCCGTGGGAGAAGGCGATAA
- a CDS encoding sugar phosphate isomerase/epimerase family protein, whose product MPFFVNLPIRYVAQDPSWLDMFVSLRLNPELGIDAWAIDELDARFHDDLIRRLDEAGLARSTHLPFMDLRPGSTDPLILTATRDRLRRAMALAKRYGAAHMIAHSGLPAGADQPFIESWLVRATATWSMLLREWPDHAPFYLENIYDPNPEPLCRLVDGLADPQAGLVFDAGHWHSFSGGAKRRDMRQWLERMGPRLRQLHLHDNSGAGDEHVGMGQGDIPWPELFGFLQEQGLTPGVTFEPHSREDFNQSLAFVAAHPEWFQRLGVAPGTA is encoded by the coding sequence ATGCCATTCTTCGTCAACCTGCCGATCCGCTACGTGGCCCAGGACCCGTCCTGGCTCGACATGTTCGTGTCCCTGCGCCTGAATCCCGAGCTGGGCATCGACGCCTGGGCCATCGACGAACTGGACGCTCGCTTCCACGACGATCTCATCCGTCGGCTGGACGAGGCCGGGCTGGCCCGCTCCACGCACCTGCCGTTCATGGACCTGCGGCCCGGCAGCACCGACCCGCTCATCCTGACTGCCACGCGCGACCGGCTGCGCCGGGCCATGGCCCTGGCCAAGCGCTACGGCGCGGCGCACATGATCGCGCACAGCGGCCTGCCCGCCGGCGCGGACCAGCCTTTTATCGAAAGCTGGCTGGTGCGCGCCACGGCCACCTGGTCCATGCTGCTGCGCGAGTGGCCCGACCATGCGCCGTTCTATTTGGAGAACATCTACGATCCTAACCCCGAGCCTCTGTGCAGGCTCGTGGATGGGCTGGCCGACCCGCAGGCGGGATTGGTGTTCGACGCGGGCCATTGGCACAGCTTCTCCGGCGGAGCAAAACGGCGCGATATGCGCCAGTGGCTGGAGCGCATGGGTCCGCGCCTGCGCCAGCTGCACCTGCACGACAACAGCGGCGCGGGCGACGAGCACGTGGGTATGGGACAGGGGGATATTCCTTGGCCGGAGCTGTTCGGATTCCTGCAGGAGCAGGGGCTCACGCCCGGCGTGACCTTCGAACCGCACTCGCGCGAGGACTTCAACCAAAGCCTTGCCTTCGTGGCCGCGCACCCCGAGTGGTTCCAGCGTCTGGGAGTCGCGCCGGGAACAGCCTGA
- a CDS encoding helix-turn-helix transcriptional regulator, with amino-acid sequence MRASIQIFSRNMIQNEMLAASISSATGLSCECIDVLPPAQGRAEIGQRMMLIDWQQLDGDSRWDALGDVLGDPMQTMDTILFNVPTGLDIERQALDRGVRGIFRQNQPLKLLMRGITAVLEGELWYSRRAISERLRQNQLTQASPKAASAGKEMLSAREREVLLLIAQGLSNDEVGDKLCISLSTVKKHLCNIYAKLKISNRIQAAFWAVQNLKN; translated from the coding sequence ATGCGAGCAAGCATACAGATCTTCAGCCGGAACATGATCCAGAACGAGATGTTGGCGGCCAGCATTTCAAGCGCCACCGGACTGTCCTGCGAATGCATCGATGTGTTGCCCCCTGCGCAAGGCCGGGCAGAGATAGGGCAACGCATGATGCTCATCGACTGGCAGCAGCTCGATGGCGATTCCAGGTGGGATGCCCTCGGCGACGTCCTTGGGGATCCCATGCAGACCATGGATACCATCCTCTTCAATGTGCCCACCGGACTGGACATCGAGCGGCAAGCCCTTGATCGCGGCGTCCGGGGCATATTCCGCCAGAACCAGCCGCTCAAACTGCTCATGCGCGGCATCACGGCCGTGCTGGAAGGCGAGCTATGGTACTCCCGTCGGGCAATATCCGAGCGTCTGCGCCAAAACCAGCTGACGCAAGCCTCTCCAAAGGCGGCCAGTGCGGGCAAAGAAATGCTCAGCGCCCGTGAGCGCGAGGTACTCCTGCTCATCGCCCAGGGCCTCTCCAACGACGAGGTGGGCGATAAGCTGTGCATCAGCCTGAGCACGGTGAAGAAGCACCTCTGCAACATCTACGCGAAGCTCAAGATATCCAACCGCATCCAGGCGGCTTTCTGGGCCGTCCAGAACCTTAAGAACTAG
- a CDS encoding outer membrane protein translates to MKSILLCLSMMILPTLAAAATPFDGFYVGGQAGLGALHTYMELEDADNDEQDDQGDWGLGPTGGIFFGGGGAIKDAFYLGGEIDAAYHGLSADPTSEETLDLNWSFGARIRIGGVIADNHLLYTMLGLRVGLFEYDNRTGYDYEFENGCCDCDQDDDDCDDDNWGSEEKPVLGGASVGLGYEYAITDHLGMRTEVGYTLYAPLEYEYISGARQYWDESIYPSVLDATLGLVWHF, encoded by the coding sequence ATGAAATCCATACTCCTGTGCCTGAGCATGATGATCCTGCCGACCTTGGCCGCGGCGGCCACGCCATTCGACGGCTTCTATGTCGGAGGTCAGGCTGGCCTTGGCGCGCTCCACACGTACATGGAGTTGGAAGACGCAGACAACGATGAACAGGACGATCAGGGCGACTGGGGTCTCGGCCCCACCGGCGGCATCTTTTTCGGCGGAGGCGGGGCCATCAAGGATGCCTTCTATCTTGGCGGCGAAATCGACGCTGCCTACCATGGCCTGTCCGCCGATCCGACCTCCGAGGAAACCCTGGACCTCAATTGGTCCTTCGGCGCGCGCATCCGCATCGGCGGCGTGATCGCCGACAACCACCTGCTCTACACAATGCTGGGCTTGCGCGTCGGCCTGTTCGAATACGACAACCGAACCGGCTACGACTACGAGTTCGAAAACGGCTGCTGCGATTGCGATCAGGATGACGATGACTGCGATGACGATAATTGGGGCAGCGAGGAGAAGCCGGTGCTCGGCGGCGCGAGCGTGGGCCTGGGATACGAGTACGCCATCACCGATCACTTGGGCATGCGCACCGAGGTGGGCTACACGCTCTATGCGCCGCTTGAGTACGAATACATCAGCGGCGCGCGTCAGTATTGGGATGAATCCATCTACCCGAGCGTGCTGGACGCCACCTTGGGTTTGGTGTGGCACTTTTAG
- a CDS encoding PAS domain S-box protein: MNGKNVRDQEDTPRKTVGEAMAGIRADAPALAALLDGMVEAVWLIDMDGNLLLLNKAAIKNMEQLAPEMPRNMPDLLRALDVRTPDGRRVPPEELPIMQALHGEVDRGRAFLVKAVSDTELFLEVSAAPLLGPQGEVTGALAVARDMTTLRRTARFMEPQVRFTDENPNPVLRVNASGILQYANTASVPFLNALRTDRGEVVPEPLHGAMLRCLEHDDCCELELVANGRTYLFSLSPVRGDGYVNFYGLDITGRKQAEERLTLQMKHREVLLRASRDMLSEANREGLLRRVLELAREVVGADMGLAGHELRQGLISVDVFSHAQGSTPCGAPREISEGRDNIMERLMGQGQATVRMSRSEWAKFASSLDLPGGHPRLAGLLGASIAHDAGSFCGFLLLSHKREGEFTAEDEAFLGQLAALTSLGLRHLSARAEAEQRASQLDAAIEAMAEGLIIFDSDKSIQSINSAGRRLLGYTEESHNLPFDEWRAKFNVRWLQGDTDSENEPVSQVLRDKILRNDEFVIEPEPGRQLHLVASTSPIRSRQGEVTGAVAVFQDITESKKLERDRENLIAALQVERARLKALIDNALVGIVLLDKKARLVMANPAAEAILGVPLTPGMRHFALEKLDLRQADGEPLPIQALPVVRAALGGEVHKSVELSAARPDGRENGGRIHLLASAMPVRNRQGKLKGAVGVFEDVTERKRAEEALRESEEMFHKAFVMSPEMLTITTLDGRYLDVNEAFSRLFGYSRDEVMGRRSQEIGHWLTPELRECFVRQIQRGGRVQNMEVEFRTKDGDPCTLLLSADVVRIGGKPCILTVGADITERIRMEGEMRRAKEQAEIANRAKSDFLANMSHEIRTPMNGVMGMIDLSLMQKLPTRVREYQIMAKKSADHLLSIIGDILDLSKIEAGRMELTEDIFDVRDLVEGTVRPLALTAADKGLKLLHAVDADIPPLLCGDPVRLRQVLANLVSNAVKFTHKGRVLVNVERTGHDLPRDEVRLLFSVSDTGIGIPREKLSLIFESFSQAEEATHARYGGTGLGLAISKRLVEMMGGHIGVESVMGKGSRFFFTVRLRKADAMPKAERSETEEGRPPTRHLRILLAEDNEINRILAIELLHELGHEVTAVENGRLALEALGRERFDLVLMDVQMPEMGGLEAVRRIREEPPAGVAPRLPVVALTAYALEGDRERFLAAGMDGYLSKPIRARELELTLAEFFRREDGPVADQSPPE; encoded by the coding sequence ATGAATGGCAAGAACGTTCGAGACCAGGAAGATACTCCTCGCAAGACAGTGGGCGAGGCCATGGCCGGCATACGCGCCGATGCCCCTGCCTTGGCCGCTCTATTGGACGGCATGGTCGAGGCGGTCTGGCTGATCGACATGGACGGCAACCTCCTCCTGCTCAACAAGGCCGCGATTAAAAACATGGAGCAGCTCGCGCCGGAAATGCCGCGCAACATGCCCGACCTGCTCCGGGCGCTGGACGTGCGCACGCCGGATGGCCGCAGGGTGCCCCCGGAGGAACTGCCCATCATGCAGGCGTTGCATGGTGAAGTCGACCGCGGCAGAGCCTTCCTGGTCAAGGCCGTATCGGATACGGAACTCTTCCTGGAGGTCAGCGCCGCGCCGTTGCTCGGTCCGCAAGGCGAAGTGACTGGAGCCTTGGCTGTGGCCAGAGATATGACGACCCTGCGCAGGACCGCGCGCTTCATGGAGCCGCAGGTGCGCTTCACCGATGAAAACCCCAACCCGGTGCTGCGCGTGAACGCGAGTGGGATACTCCAGTACGCCAACACGGCCAGCGTACCATTTCTGAACGCTTTGCGCACGGACCGGGGCGAAGTCGTGCCCGAGCCGTTGCATGGGGCCATGCTGCGCTGCCTGGAGCATGACGACTGCTGCGAGCTGGAACTCGTCGCGAACGGCCGGACCTACCTTTTCTCTCTGTCTCCAGTGCGTGGGGACGGCTACGTGAATTTCTACGGCCTGGACATCACGGGCCGCAAGCAAGCCGAGGAACGCCTTACGCTGCAAATGAAGCACCGCGAGGTGCTTCTGCGGGCCTCGCGTGACATGCTTTCCGAAGCGAACCGTGAAGGCCTGCTGCGCCGCGTGCTCGAGCTGGCCAGGGAGGTCGTTGGCGCGGACATGGGCCTGGCCGGCCATGAGCTGCGACAGGGGCTGATCTCGGTCGATGTCTTTTCGCACGCGCAGGGCAGCACGCCCTGCGGAGCTCCCCGCGAGATTTCCGAAGGCCGGGACAACATCATGGAACGATTGATGGGGCAGGGCCAAGCCACCGTGCGCATGAGCCGGAGCGAGTGGGCGAAGTTCGCCTCCAGCCTCGACCTGCCTGGAGGCCACCCACGGCTCGCCGGGCTGCTGGGCGCGAGCATCGCCCACGATGCGGGCAGCTTCTGCGGCTTCCTGCTCCTGTCGCACAAGCGCGAGGGAGAGTTCACGGCCGAGGACGAAGCCTTCCTGGGACAGCTTGCGGCGCTCACATCCCTGGGGCTTCGTCACCTCTCGGCCAGGGCCGAGGCCGAGCAGCGTGCGAGTCAGCTCGACGCGGCCATCGAGGCCATGGCCGAGGGGCTCATCATCTTCGACTCGGACAAGTCCATTCAAAGCATCAACTCGGCCGGCAGACGGCTGCTCGGCTACACGGAAGAATCCCATAATCTACCATTCGATGAATGGCGGGCCAAGTTCAACGTCAGATGGCTACAAGGGGATACCGACTCCGAAAACGAGCCGGTCAGCCAAGTCTTGCGCGACAAAATTCTGCGCAACGACGAATTCGTAATCGAGCCCGAACCCGGCAGGCAGCTGCACCTCGTTGCGAGCACCTCGCCCATCCGTTCCAGACAAGGCGAGGTTACCGGGGCCGTGGCGGTTTTCCAGGACATCACCGAGAGCAAAAAATTGGAGCGAGACCGCGAGAACCTTATCGCGGCCCTGCAGGTGGAACGGGCCCGCCTCAAGGCGCTTATCGACAATGCCCTGGTGGGCATCGTGCTCCTGGATAAAAAGGCCCGTCTGGTCATGGCCAACCCGGCGGCCGAAGCAATCCTTGGAGTGCCCCTGACCCCCGGCATGCGGCACTTTGCCTTGGAAAAGCTCGACCTTCGTCAGGCGGATGGCGAGCCGCTGCCCATTCAGGCGCTGCCTGTCGTGCGCGCGGCGCTGGGCGGCGAGGTGCACAAGTCCGTGGAACTATCCGCCGCCAGGCCCGATGGGAGAGAAAACGGAGGCAGGATTCACTTGCTGGCCAGCGCCATGCCCGTGCGCAATCGACAGGGCAAGCTCAAGGGCGCCGTGGGCGTGTTCGAGGACGTCACCGAACGAAAGCGCGCCGAGGAAGCCCTGCGCGAGAGCGAGGAGATGTTCCACAAGGCCTTCGTCATGAGCCCGGAGATGTTGACCATCACAACCTTGGATGGCCGCTACCTGGATGTGAACGAGGCCTTTTCCCGCCTCTTTGGATACTCCAGGGACGAAGTCATGGGCAGGAGGTCCCAGGAAATAGGGCACTGGCTCACGCCCGAGCTCAGGGAGTGCTTCGTGCGCCAAATACAGCGGGGCGGGCGCGTCCAGAACATGGAGGTCGAATTCCGGACCAAGGACGGCGATCCATGCACGCTGCTGCTTTCGGCGGACGTTGTGCGCATCGGCGGCAAGCCGTGCATCCTGACCGTGGGCGCGGACATCACCGAACGCATCCGCATGGAGGGCGAAATGCGCCGGGCCAAGGAACAAGCCGAAATCGCCAACCGGGCCAAGAGCGACTTCCTGGCCAACATGAGCCACGAGATCCGCACGCCGATGAACGGTGTCATGGGCATGATCGATCTGAGCCTCATGCAAAAGCTGCCAACGCGCGTGCGCGAGTACCAGATCATGGCCAAGAAGTCCGCCGATCACCTGCTGTCCATTATCGGCGACATCCTGGACCTGTCCAAGATCGAAGCCGGCCGCATGGAGCTGACCGAGGACATTTTCGACGTACGCGACTTGGTGGAAGGCACGGTGCGGCCCCTGGCCCTCACGGCGGCCGACAAGGGCCTGAAACTCCTGCACGCCGTGGATGCGGATATTCCCCCTCTCTTGTGCGGCGACCCGGTGCGCCTGCGCCAAGTGCTGGCCAACTTGGTCAGCAATGCGGTGAAGTTCACGCACAAGGGCCGGGTGCTGGTCAACGTGGAACGGACCGGCCACGACCTGCCCCGGGACGAGGTGCGCCTGCTCTTCTCGGTCAGCGACACGGGCATCGGCATCCCGCGGGAGAAGTTGTCGCTCATTTTCGAGAGCTTTTCCCAGGCCGAGGAGGCCACACATGCCCGCTATGGCGGCACAGGCCTGGGGCTGGCCATTTCCAAGCGGCTGGTGGAGATGATGGGCGGCCACATCGGCGTGGAGAGCGTCATGGGCAAGGGCTCGCGCTTCTTCTTCACGGTGCGGCTGCGCAAGGCCGACGCCATGCCCAAAGCCGAGCGGTCTGAAACCGAGGAGGGTAGGCCGCCGACCCGACATCTGCGCATCCTGCTGGCTGAGGATAACGAGATCAATCGGATCTTGGCCATAGAGCTGCTGCACGAATTGGGACACGAGGTCACGGCCGTGGAGAACGGCCGCCTGGCTCTGGAGGCTTTGGGCCGCGAGCGTTTCGACCTGGTGCTCATGGACGTGCAGATGCCCGAGATGGGTGGCCTGGAGGCCGTGCGGCGCATCCGTGAGGAGCCTCCGGCGGGCGTGGCCCCGCGCTTGCCCGTGGTGGCGCTTACGGCCTACGCCCTGGAGGGCGACCGCGAGCGTTTCCTGGCCGCGGGCATGGACGGATATTTGTCCAAGCCCATCCGAGCGCGGGAGTTGGAGCTAACTTTGGCGGAGTTTTTTCGCCGGGAAGACGGTCCGGTCGCAGACCAGTCGCCGCCAGAGTAG
- a CDS encoding WcbI family polysaccharide biosynthesis putative acetyltransferase produces MKNHYVIHANCQSEALLDQLAAHVDFSRDFELNLVVNLPGLVEQPLERERAKHARTPVAYLDLVMEPWRTHTLFHTMNHPSPESLSMVVDALPAFAGHYVNCRLLSEANFIDYLRLAAKDSLPKAQNVGSHSCA; encoded by the coding sequence ATGAAAAACCATTATGTTATCCACGCCAACTGCCAGAGCGAAGCACTTCTGGACCAACTTGCCGCCCATGTAGACTTCAGCCGCGACTTCGAGCTGAATCTGGTGGTCAACCTGCCGGGCCTTGTGGAGCAGCCCTTGGAGCGCGAGCGAGCCAAGCATGCCCGTACGCCAGTGGCTTATCTGGATCTCGTCATGGAACCCTGGCGAACGCACACGCTGTTCCACACCATGAACCATCCCAGCCCGGAGTCGCTAAGTATGGTGGTCGACGCTCTGCCCGCTTTCGCTGGCCATTACGTGAACTGCCGGCTGCTGAGCGAGGCAAACTTCATTGACTACCTGCGCTTGGCAGCGAAGGACAGTCTGCCCAAGGCGCAGAATGTGGGGAGCCATTCATGCGCATAG
- a CDS encoding right-handed parallel beta-helix repeat-containing protein yields MYTTEPRHISRALQLVILSTLACALLVHGTASSSWARIWFVDGTVQSSGHGGSWSQPFRTIQESLDAAQAWDQVWIKTGTYLLDATLAPDVPISLVGGFAGGESSPAQRDIAANPTVIDGNDATLCLYVTQTTVINGLTIQRGNDGDGTYSFVGGGGIHVLGARLILRHCTIRENNGSTCSGICAEQSSLLLVGCTLRDNRVLSDPSGGGALDLEQSSATILRSSFVGNSRTEGGAIFIHPGSSALIGHSIFEGNAARFGGGAIHAGDGNLTLVGCKFNDNSVSNAGGAISAVNMRAVNCQFVNNAADIAGAAIASGSVFTNCLFVGNTAEAAGACQLESSSLVHCTLYGNTGYSEIVQGYGTAAVYNSIIWSNELLGGSDSLLVRGATVSYSDIEGGHVGTGNIDAPPAFVNPETLDFRLGPDSPCIDEAQFRCPYFPYRDFESDRRIIGPRPDMGMDERGLSS; encoded by the coding sequence ATGTACACAACTGAACCCAGGCATATTTCACGGGCACTTCAGCTTGTAATCCTGTCCACGCTGGCTTGTGCGCTGTTGGTGCATGGGACCGCGTCGTCCTCCTGGGCCAGGATCTGGTTCGTGGACGGAACCGTGCAGAGTTCCGGCCATGGCGGAAGCTGGAGCCAGCCCTTCAGGACCATCCAGGAATCCCTGGACGCGGCGCAAGCCTGGGATCAGGTCTGGATCAAGACCGGCACCTACCTGCTCGACGCGACGCTGGCCCCGGATGTGCCCATTTCGCTCGTCGGCGGATTCGCGGGCGGGGAGAGCAGTCCGGCGCAACGCGATATTGCGGCGAACCCGACGGTCATCGATGGCAATGACGCCACCCTGTGTCTGTACGTCACGCAGACAACCGTCATTAACGGCCTGACGATCCAGCGGGGCAACGACGGTGATGGCACTTACAGCTTCGTCGGCGGGGGCGGCATCCATGTGCTGGGAGCGCGGCTGATACTGCGGCATTGTACTATCCGGGAGAACAACGGGAGCACCTGCTCGGGCATCTGCGCGGAGCAGTCCTCACTGCTGCTGGTGGGCTGCACCCTGCGCGACAACCGGGTGCTGAGCGACCCATCGGGCGGAGGCGCGCTGGATCTTGAACAGTCCAGCGCCACCATCCTCAGGTCGAGCTTCGTCGGCAACAGCAGGACCGAGGGAGGGGCCATCTTCATTCATCCGGGCTCCAGCGCGTTGATCGGCCACAGCATCTTCGAGGGCAACGCGGCCCGTTTCGGCGGCGGGGCCATCCACGCCGGCGATGGAAATCTGACTCTCGTAGGCTGCAAGTTCAACGACAACTCCGTGAGCAACGCGGGCGGAGCCATCAGCGCGGTCAATATGCGCGCAGTGAACTGCCAGTTCGTGAACAATGCGGCCGATATAGCAGGGGCCGCCATCGCCTCGGGATCGGTATTTACCAACTGCCTCTTCGTCGGGAACACCGCCGAAGCCGCCGGAGCGTGCCAACTGGAGAGCTCTAGCCTGGTGCACTGCACCCTGTACGGCAACACGGGCTATTCGGAGATCGTCCAGGGCTACGGCACTGCCGCGGTGTATAACTCCATCATCTGGAGCAACGAACTGCTGGGAGGCTCCGACAGCCTGCTGGTGCGGGGCGCTACGGTCAGCTACTCCGATATCGAGGGCGGCCATGTTGGAACCGGCAACATCGATGCGCCCCCGGCTTTCGTGAACCCCGAGACCCTAGACTTCCGCCTGGGGCCGGACAGCCCGTGCATAGACGAGGCGCAGTTCCGCTGCCCATATTTCCCGTATCGCGACTTCGAAAGCGACCGCCGCATCATTGGCCCGCGGCCGGACATGGGCATGGATGAGCGCGGATTGAGCAGCTGA
- a CDS encoding PilZ domain-containing protein yields MLERRSEVRFQLKLEAMVEEARGQDAMILRTRDVSSVGVYLHGQEQRTDGPTYCQGDLLLVQIYLPAFRPKNGRIMSVVRAEGRVVRLEAQGLAIRFRRESRIEPLDV; encoded by the coding sequence ATGCTGGAACGGAGATCTGAAGTGCGCTTTCAGCTCAAGCTCGAAGCCATGGTGGAGGAAGCTCGCGGGCAAGACGCAATGATCCTGCGCACGCGGGATGTCTCCTCTGTCGGCGTCTATCTGCATGGACAGGAGCAAAGGACGGACGGGCCGACTTATTGTCAGGGGGATCTGTTGCTGGTCCAAATCTACCTGCCCGCGTTCCGGCCCAAGAATGGGCGGATCATGAGCGTGGTTCGCGCCGAGGGACGCGTGGTGCGGCTTGAGGCGCAAGGCCTGGCCATACGCTTTCGCCGGGAGAGCCGTATCGAGCCTCTGGACGTTTAA